In a single window of the Atlantibacter hermannii genome:
- the ydiI gene encoding esterase, translating to MIWKRSATLDALNTMGHDNMVGLLDITFSHIGNETLEATMPVDSRTRQPFGLLHGGASVVLAETLGSVAGYLCTEGEQKVVGLEVNANHLRSARAGIVRGVCRAVHVGRRHQVWQIDIYDEQNKLCCTSRLTTSVV from the coding sequence ATGATCTGGAAACGCAGTGCGACGCTGGACGCGCTCAACACCATGGGGCATGACAACATGGTTGGGCTGCTGGATATTACCTTCAGCCACATCGGCAATGAGACGCTGGAAGCCACCATGCCGGTGGACAGCCGTACCCGCCAACCTTTTGGATTACTGCACGGCGGCGCATCGGTAGTGCTGGCGGAAACGCTGGGTTCGGTGGCCGGGTATCTGTGTACCGAAGGTGAGCAGAAAGTGGTGGGACTGGAAGTGAACGCCAACCATTTGCGTTCCGCTCGCGCAGGCATTGTACGCGGCGTCTGCCGCGCCGTGCATGTGGGGCGTCGCCACCAGGTATGGCAAATCGATATTTATGATGAACAGAATAAGCTCTGCTGTACGTCCCGTCTGACCACGTCCGTGGTGTAA
- the glgS gene encoding glycogen synthesis protein GlgS: MQFAGESNVMSVQNFDFIAFSFARMQLRGRDVNLDNITGNMNATSKKWFQNRYNFYLSEFKDQSVKA; encoded by the coding sequence ATGCAGTTTGCCGGTGAAAGTAATGTTATGTCTGTACAAAATTTTGATTTTATTGCGTTTAGCTTCGCCCGTATGCAGTTACGCGGTAGAGATGTCAATCTGGATAATATTACCGGCAATATGAATGCCACCAGTAAGAAATGGTTCCAGAACCGTTACAACTTTTACCTCAGCGAATTTAAAGACCAATCGGTAAAAGCGTAA
- the gnsA gene encoding protein GnsA: MNVDALQQKAEEEIAALIAKKIAELRKKTGKEVAEIEFVAQEAMTGLEGYQVKIKLI; the protein is encoded by the coding sequence ATGAACGTAGATGCGCTACAGCAAAAAGCTGAAGAAGAAATTGCCGCTCTGATAGCAAAAAAAATCGCAGAGCTGCGAAAAAAAACCGGTAAAGAGGTCGCTGAAATTGAGTTTGTTGCTCAGGAAGCGATGACCGGCCTTGAAGGTTACCAGGTCAAAATAAAGCTTATCTAA
- the sufA gene encoding Fe-S cluster assembly protein, with product MDVQTDNFDPREFAWQGLTLTSAAAEQVKNLTASREGMLGMRLGVKQTGCAGFGYVLDTVKEPHKDDLVFEKDGARLYVPLSAMPFIDGTEVDFVREGLNQLFKFNNPKAQNECGCGESFGVQAE from the coding sequence ATGGATGTGCAGACTGATAACTTCGATCCGCGTGAATTCGCCTGGCAAGGGCTTACGCTAACGTCCGCCGCTGCGGAGCAGGTGAAGAATTTGACGGCCTCCCGGGAAGGCATGCTGGGTATGCGCCTCGGCGTGAAACAAACCGGCTGCGCGGGCTTCGGCTATGTGCTGGATACCGTTAAAGAGCCCCATAAAGACGATTTGGTTTTTGAAAAGGACGGGGCGCGGTTGTATGTGCCGCTGTCGGCCATGCCATTTATTGATGGCACTGAAGTTGATTTTGTTCGTGAAGGGTTAAATCAACTGTTTAAATTTAATAACCCTAAAGCCCAGAACGAATGTGGCTGTGGCGAAAGCTTTGGGGTCCAGGCGGAATAA
- the sufB gene encoding cysteine desulfurase activator complex subunit SufB encodes MSRNVETTDDVKTWTGNLNYKEGFFTRLQTDELAKGISEEVVRAISARRNEPEWMLEFRLNAFHAWQEMEEPHWLKAHYDKLNYQDYSYYSAPSCGNCDDSCSSQPGAVQQTGSNTYLTDEVEEAFNQLGVPVREGREVAVDAIFDSVSVATTYREKLADQGIIFCSFGEAIHEYPELVRQYLGTVVPSNDNFFAALNAAVASDGTFIYIPKGVRCPMELSTYFRINAEKTGQFERTILIADEGSYVSYIEGCSAPVRDSYQLHAAVVEVIIHKDAEVKYSTVQNWFPGDNNTGGILNFVTKRALCEGENSKMSWTQSETGSAITWKYPSCILRGDNSIGEFFSVALTSGHQQADTGTKMIHIGKNTKSTIISKGSRRATVRTAIAGW; translated from the coding sequence ATGTCACGTAACGTTGAAACAACTGACGATGTCAAAACCTGGACCGGGAACCTCAATTATAAAGAGGGCTTCTTTACCCGGTTACAGACTGATGAACTGGCTAAAGGCATCAGCGAAGAAGTGGTGCGGGCGATTTCCGCACGCCGTAATGAGCCTGAGTGGATGCTGGAATTCCGGCTAAACGCTTTTCACGCGTGGCAGGAAATGGAAGAACCGCACTGGCTGAAGGCGCATTACGACAAGCTGAACTATCAGGATTACAGCTACTACTCCGCGCCATCCTGCGGCAACTGTGACGACAGCTGCAGTTCCCAGCCGGGTGCCGTTCAGCAAACCGGCAGCAACACCTATTTAACTGATGAAGTGGAAGAGGCGTTTAATCAGCTTGGTGTGCCGGTCCGCGAAGGAAGGGAAGTTGCGGTGGATGCGATATTCGATTCCGTATCGGTGGCAACGACCTATCGCGAGAAACTGGCCGATCAAGGGATTATCTTCTGCTCGTTTGGTGAGGCGATCCATGAATACCCGGAACTGGTACGCCAGTATCTCGGTACGGTCGTGCCTTCCAATGATAATTTCTTCGCGGCGCTGAATGCGGCGGTGGCTTCAGACGGCACGTTTATTTACATCCCGAAAGGGGTGCGCTGCCCTATGGAGCTTTCGACCTATTTCCGTATCAATGCCGAGAAAACTGGCCAGTTCGAGCGCACCATTTTGATTGCGGATGAAGGCAGCTACGTGAGCTATATCGAGGGCTGTTCCGCCCCGGTACGTGACAGCTACCAGCTTCACGCAGCGGTAGTGGAAGTCATCATCCATAAAGATGCCGAGGTGAAATACTCTACGGTGCAGAACTGGTTCCCCGGGGACAACAACACCGGCGGTATTCTGAACTTCGTCACCAAGCGTGCGCTGTGTGAAGGCGAGAACAGCAAGATGTCCTGGACCCAGTCGGAAACGGGTTCTGCGATCACCTGGAAGTACCCGAGCTGTATCTTGCGGGGCGATAATTCCATTGGTGAGTTCTTTTCGGTAGCGCTGACCAGCGGACATCAGCAGGCCGACACCGGCACCAAGATGATCCACATCGGTAAAAACACCAAATCGACAATTATCTCGAAAGGATCTCGGCGGGCCACAGTCAGAACAGCTATCGCGGGCTGGTAA
- the sufAB gene encoding component of SufBCD complex — MPTATNARNFTQCDSMLIGPDCGAHTFPYVECRNNSAQLEHEATTSRIGEDQLFYCLQRGISEDDAISMIVNGFCKDVFSELPLEFAVEAQKLLAISLEHSVG, encoded by the coding sequence ATGCCGACCGCCACAAACGCCCGTAATTTTACCCAGTGTGACTCAATGTTGATTGGTCCGGATTGCGGCGCGCATACGTTCCCGTACGTGGAGTGCCGTAATAATTCGGCTCAACTTGAGCATGAAGCCACCACTTCACGGATTGGTGAAGATCAGCTGTTCTACTGCCTGCAGCGCGGTATCAGCGAAGATGATGCCATTTCCATGATCGTCAACGGATTCTGTAAGGATGTCTTCTCCGAGCTGCCGCTGGAATTTGCCGTGGAAGCGCAAAAACTGTTAGCCATCAGCCTTGAGCACAGCGTCGGTTAA
- the sufC gene encoding cysteine desulfurase, giving the protein MLSIKELEVSVEEKQILRGLSLEVRPGEVHAIMGPNGSGKSTLSATLAGREDYEVTGGEVHFKGKDLLELDPEARAGEGIFMAFQYPVEIPGVSNQFFLQTALNAVRKYRGQEELDRFDFQDLMEEKIKLLKMPEDLLTRSVNVGFSGGEKKRNDILQMAVLEPDLCILDESDSGLDIDALKVVAEGVNALRDGNRAFIIVTHYQRILDYIKPDYVHVLYQGRIVKSGDFTLVKQLEEQGYGWLTEQR; this is encoded by the coding sequence ATGTTAAGTATTAAAGAATTAGAAGTTAGCGTTGAAGAGAAACAGATCCTGCGTGGTTTATCGCTTGAAGTCCGTCCTGGCGAAGTGCACGCCATTATGGGACCGAACGGCTCCGGCAAAAGTACCTTATCCGCTACCCTCGCCGGACGGGAAGATTATGAAGTTACCGGTGGCGAAGTGCACTTTAAAGGAAAGGATTTGCTGGAACTCGACCCGGAAGCGCGCGCCGGCGAAGGGATCTTTATGGCATTTCAGTATCCGGTTGAGATCCCGGGCGTCAGTAATCAGTTTTTCCTGCAAACCGCGCTGAATGCGGTACGTAAATATCGTGGCCAGGAAGAGCTCGATCGCTTCGATTTTCAGGATTTGATGGAAGAAAAAATTAAGCTGCTGAAAATGCCGGAGGATCTGCTGACCCGCTCCGTTAATGTCGGTTTCTCTGGCGGTGAGAAAAAGCGCAACGACATTCTGCAAATGGCGGTGCTTGAGCCGGATTTATGCATCCTTGACGAATCGGATTCCGGGCTGGACATCGACGCGCTGAAAGTCGTCGCTGAGGGCGTAAACGCGCTGCGTGACGGCAATCGCGCGTTCATCATCGTCACGCACTACCAGCGCATCCTGGACTACATCAAGCCCGACTATGTGCATGTGCTTTACCAGGGCCGCATCGTCAAATCCGGCGATTTCACCCTTGTGAAACAACTGGAGGAGCAAGGCTATGGCTGGCTTACCGAACAGCGCTAA
- the sufD gene encoding component of SufB-SufC-SufD cysteine desulfurase activator complex yields the protein MAGLPNSANALTQWRHLFEAQGNARSPQAQAHLEQLLREGLPGRKDEHWKYTPLNGLLAHKFVVPESQRIDATQLARFALPVEAVRMVFIDGEYSAALSDDVNNSGFEIAVNDQRDTLPAAVQPETFLHLTESLARSVTHIRVKRNQQPAKPLLLMHLNSGRDGDEIATAHYRHHLVMESGAQATVIEHYVSLDDHRHFTGSRFTCEGGANSQLHHYKLAFENPLSHHFAHNDLLLDQDAFALSSSFLLGGAVLRHHTSTRLEGENITLRLNSLALPVNNEVCDSRTWLEHNKGYCNSRQLHKVIARDRGKAVFNGLIKVAQHAIKTDGQMTNNNLLLGRLSEVDTKPQLEIYADDVKCSHGATVGRIDEEQMFYLRSRGIDQRAAEKMIVFAFAAELTESVTDAALKQQVLARIEARLGGEA from the coding sequence ATGGCTGGCTTACCGAACAGCGCTAATGCACTGACGCAATGGCGCCATCTTTTCGAGGCCCAGGGTAATGCGCGTTCGCCTCAGGCCCAGGCGCATCTGGAACAGCTGCTACGGGAAGGGCTGCCTGGACGTAAAGATGAGCACTGGAAATATACGCCGCTCAATGGCCTGCTGGCGCATAAGTTTGTGGTACCTGAATCACAGCGTATCGACGCCACCCAGTTGGCGCGATTTGCGCTGCCGGTTGAGGCGGTCAGAATGGTGTTTATCGATGGCGAATATAGCGCCGCGCTGAGCGATGACGTCAACAACAGCGGATTTGAGATTGCTGTTAATGATCAGCGCGACACGTTGCCAGCCGCAGTTCAGCCGGAAACGTTTTTGCATCTTACCGAAAGCCTGGCGCGTTCCGTCACCCATATTCGGGTGAAACGTAATCAGCAACCGGCAAAACCGCTGTTATTGATGCATCTCAACAGCGGGCGCGACGGCGATGAAATCGCCACGGCGCACTATCGCCATCATCTGGTGATGGAAAGCGGGGCGCAGGCCACGGTTATCGAACACTACGTAAGCCTTGACGACCATCGTCATTTTACCGGCTCGCGGTTTACCTGCGAAGGCGGCGCTAACAGCCAGTTACATCACTATAAACTGGCCTTTGAAAACCCGCTGAGCCATCACTTCGCCCATAACGACTTACTGCTGGACCAGGACGCGTTTGCGCTGAGCAGCAGCTTCCTGTTGGGCGGCGCGGTACTGCGTCATCACACCAGTACCCGTCTGGAAGGCGAAAACATCACCTTGCGGCTCAATAGCCTGGCGCTGCCGGTGAATAATGAAGTCTGCGACAGCCGCACCTGGCTTGAACACAACAAGGGTTACTGCAACAGCCGCCAGCTACACAAGGTCATTGCCCGGGATCGCGGCAAGGCGGTGTTCAACGGCCTGATTAAAGTGGCGCAGCATGCCATCAAAACCGACGGGCAGATGACCAATAACAATTTATTACTGGGTCGCCTGTCGGAAGTGGATACCAAACCGCAACTGGAAATCTATGCCGATGACGTGAAATGCAGCCATGGCGCGACCGTTGGCCGGATTGATGAAGAGCAAATGTTTTACCTGCGCTCCCGTGGGATTGACCAGCGGGCCGCAGAGAAAATGATCGTATTCGCCTTTGCCGCCGAACTGACCGAGTCGGTGACCGATGCCGCGTTAAAACAGCAGGTGCTGGCCCGTATAGAGGCGCGCCTGGGAGGTGAGGCATGA
- the sufS gene encoding cysteine desulfurase (selenocysteine lyase) encodes MSYNVEQIRADFPVLTREVNGQPLAYLDSAASAQKPNAVIDAQSDLYRHGYAAVHRGIHTLSAEATERMENVRGQVARFIGAQSPEEIVFVRGTTEGINLVANSWGMSAVKAGDNIIISTMEHHANIVPWQMLCKRTGAELRVIPLNQDGTLKLDVLPQLIDSNTKLLAITQISNVLGTENPVAEMIKLAHQSGVKVLIDGAQAVMHHAIDVTALDCDFYVFSGHKLYGPTGIGVLYVKADILQAMPPWEGGGAMIATVSLTEGTTWTAAPWRFEAGTPNTAGIIGLGAAIHYVSDIGLDNIGEYEQSLMRYALNELAKVPDLTLYGPSWRLGVIAFNLGKHHAYDVGSFLDNYGIAVRTGHHCAMPLMAFYNVPAMCRASLAMYNTEEEVDRLVAGLIRIHRLLG; translated from the coding sequence ATGAGTTATAACGTCGAGCAAATCCGCGCCGATTTCCCGGTGTTGACCCGTGAAGTTAACGGGCAACCGCTGGCGTATCTGGACAGCGCCGCCAGCGCCCAAAAACCGAATGCGGTTATTGATGCCCAGTCGGACCTGTATCGCCATGGTTATGCCGCCGTGCATCGTGGCATACACACCCTCAGCGCGGAAGCGACCGAACGCATGGAGAACGTGCGCGGTCAGGTGGCGCGCTTTATCGGCGCGCAATCTCCGGAAGAGATTGTGTTTGTACGCGGCACCACCGAAGGGATCAACCTCGTGGCAAACAGCTGGGGAATGAGCGCGGTGAAGGCCGGAGATAACATTATTATCTCTACCATGGAGCACCACGCCAATATTGTTCCCTGGCAAATGCTCTGCAAACGCACCGGTGCAGAACTGCGAGTGATACCTCTCAATCAGGACGGTACGCTGAAACTGGACGTGCTTCCGCAGCTTATCGACAGCAACACAAAATTGCTGGCAATTACTCAGATATCCAACGTGCTGGGTACCGAAAATCCGGTAGCTGAAATGATTAAGCTTGCGCATCAGTCAGGCGTAAAAGTGTTGATTGACGGGGCCCAGGCGGTGATGCATCACGCGATTGACGTCACAGCACTGGACTGCGATTTCTATGTTTTTTCCGGCCACAAGCTGTATGGCCCGACCGGCATCGGCGTGTTGTATGTGAAAGCCGATATTCTTCAGGCGATGCCACCCTGGGAAGGCGGCGGGGCGATGATCGCGACCGTCAGCCTGACCGAAGGTACAACCTGGACGGCTGCGCCCTGGCGTTTTGAAGCGGGTACGCCCAATACCGCCGGGATTATTGGCCTCGGCGCGGCAATCCATTATGTCAGCGACATCGGACTGGATAACATTGGCGAGTACGAGCAATCCCTGATGCGTTACGCCCTTAACGAGCTGGCTAAGGTGCCGGATTTGACGCTCTACGGCCCGTCGTGGCGCCTGGGCGTTATCGCGTTTAATCTGGGTAAACATCATGCTTATGACGTGGGCAGCTTTCTTGATAACTACGGGATTGCGGTGCGTACCGGGCATCATTGTGCGATGCCGCTGATGGCGTTCTACAATGTTCCGGCAATGTGTCGCGCGTCGCTGGCGATGTACAACACTGAAGAAGAGGTGGACCGGCTGGTAGCCGGGTTGATCCGTATCCACCGATTACTGGGTTAA
- the sufE gene encoding cysteine desulfuration protein, with amino-acid sequence MATLPDREKLLRNFNRCANWEEKYLYIIELGQRLPALSDDAHCAENKIQGCQSQVWIVLTPREDGVIEMQGDSDAAIVKGLIAVVFALYHQMTARDIVAFDVRPWFEQMALTQHLTPSRSQGLEAMIRAIRARAAELS; translated from the coding sequence ATGGCAACATTGCCAGACCGTGAAAAACTGCTGCGCAATTTTAACCGCTGCGCCAACTGGGAAGAAAAGTATCTTTATATTATTGAACTGGGCCAACGGCTTCCTGCGCTCAGCGATGATGCACACTGCGCTGAAAATAAAATTCAGGGCTGCCAGAGCCAGGTGTGGATCGTTTTAACGCCGCGCGAGGATGGCGTTATTGAAATGCAGGGCGACAGCGACGCCGCCATTGTGAAAGGGCTGATTGCAGTGGTCTTCGCGCTGTACCATCAGATGACTGCGCGGGATATTGTCGCTTTTGACGTGCGTCCGTGGTTTGAACAAATGGCGTTAACTCAACATCTCACTCCGTCCCGCTCGCAAGGCCTTGAAGCAATGATTCGCGCAATTCGCGCCAGGGCCGCAGAACTTAGCTAA
- the ynhG gene encoding LysM domain/ErfK/YbiS/YcfS/YnhG family protein: MKRAFSLTPVTLSILLGIAQAAWAVDYPLPPPGSRIIGQNQIYTVPNDGKSLEYIAEKFETGVLSLLEANNTVDPYLPKPGTPLIIPSQMILPDTPREGIVINLAELRLYYYPPGQNRVEVYPLGIGQLGRETPVMVTRISQKIPNPTWTPTANIRARSLAQGIKLPAVVPAGPNNPLGRFALRLEQGGGEYLIHGTNVRSSIGMRVSSGCIRMRAPDIKALFNQASWGTRVEIINEPVKYSVEPDGKHYVEVHQPLSKNDWDNPQTMAYRH; the protein is encoded by the coding sequence ATGAAACGCGCGTTCTCTTTGACTCCAGTTACCTTATCCATACTGCTGGGCATCGCTCAGGCGGCCTGGGCCGTCGATTACCCGTTGCCGCCGCCGGGTAGCCGTATCATTGGTCAAAATCAGATTTATACCGTGCCCAATGACGGCAAAAGCCTTGAATACATCGCCGAGAAATTTGAAACCGGCGTGCTCTCTTTGCTGGAAGCGAATAACACCGTCGATCCTTATCTTCCGAAGCCCGGCACCCCGTTGATTATCCCGTCGCAAATGATTTTGCCGGATACGCCGCGCGAAGGGATTGTGATTAATCTGGCGGAGCTGAGGCTCTATTACTACCCGCCAGGCCAGAACCGGGTGGAAGTGTATCCGCTGGGGATAGGCCAACTGGGGCGTGAAACACCGGTAATGGTGACCCGCATCAGCCAGAAAATCCCTAATCCCACCTGGACGCCGACAGCCAATATCCGGGCGCGCTCGCTGGCCCAGGGCATCAAACTGCCTGCTGTCGTGCCTGCGGGCCCAAATAACCCCCTGGGGCGCTTTGCGTTGCGTCTGGAGCAGGGCGGTGGCGAATACCTCATACACGGCACTAATGTGCGCAGCAGCATCGGAATGCGGGTGAGCTCCGGGTGTATCCGCATGCGTGCCCCGGACATCAAGGCGCTGTTTAACCAGGCTTCCTGGGGAACCCGGGTCGAAATTATTAACGAGCCGGTTAAATACAGCGTCGAACCTGATGGTAAGCACTACGTGGAAGTGCATCAGCCGCTGTCTAAAAACGACTGGGACAATCCGCAAACCATGGCCTATCGCCATTAA
- the lpp gene encoding murein lipoprotein has translation MNRTKLVLGAVILGSTLLAGCSSNAKIDQLSSDVQTLNAKVDQLSNDVNAMRSDVQAAKDDAARANQRLDNQATKYRK, from the coding sequence ATGAATCGTACTAAACTGGTACTGGGCGCGGTAATCCTGGGTTCTACTCTGCTGGCTGGTTGCTCCAGCAATGCTAAAATCGATCAGCTGTCTTCTGACGTTCAGACTCTGAACGCTAAAGTTGACCAGCTGAGCAACGACGTGAACGCAATGCGTTCCGACGTTCAGGCTGCTAAAGATGACGCAGCTCGCGCTAACCAGCGTCTGGACAACCAAGCTACTAAATACCGTAAGTAA
- the pykF gene encoding pyruvate kinase — MEKTGKKAAILLDTKGPEIRTIKLEGGNDVSLKAGQTFTFTTDKTVVGNSEIVAVTYEGFTNDLSVGNTVLVDDGLIGMEVTAIEGNKVICKVLNNGDLGENKGVNLPGVSIALPALAEKDKKDLIFGCEQGVDFVAASFIRKRSDVEEIRAHLKANGGEAIQIISKIENQEGLNNFDDILEASDGIMVARGDLGVEIPVEEVIFAQKMMIEKCIRARKVVITATQMLDSMIKNPRPTRAEAGDVANAILDGTDAVMLSGESAKGKYPLEAVSIMATICERTDRVMSSRLEFNNDSRKLRITEAVCRGAVETAEKLDAPLIVVATQGGKSARAVRKYFPDATILALTTNEVTARQLVLSKGVVAQLGERNRFY, encoded by the coding sequence ATGGAAAAAACCGGTAAAAAAGCCGCTATTCTGCTGGATACCAAAGGGCCGGAAATCCGTACCATCAAACTGGAAGGCGGCAATGACGTCTCCCTGAAAGCGGGCCAGACCTTCACCTTCACCACCGATAAAACTGTGGTAGGCAACAGCGAAATCGTTGCGGTGACCTACGAAGGTTTCACCAACGACCTGAGCGTTGGCAACACCGTACTGGTAGACGATGGTCTGATCGGTATGGAAGTGACCGCCATTGAAGGTAACAAAGTTATTTGTAAAGTGCTGAACAACGGCGACCTGGGCGAGAACAAAGGCGTTAACCTGCCGGGCGTATCCATCGCTCTGCCGGCGCTGGCTGAGAAAGACAAAAAAGACCTGATCTTCGGTTGTGAGCAGGGCGTTGATTTCGTTGCTGCTTCCTTCATCCGTAAGCGTTCCGACGTGGAAGAAATCCGTGCGCACCTCAAAGCCAACGGCGGCGAAGCCATTCAGATCATCTCCAAAATTGAAAACCAGGAAGGCCTGAACAACTTCGACGATATCCTTGAAGCCTCTGACGGCATCATGGTTGCGCGTGGCGATCTGGGCGTTGAAATCCCGGTTGAAGAAGTGATTTTCGCGCAGAAGATGATGATCGAAAAATGTATCCGTGCGCGTAAAGTGGTTATCACCGCGACGCAAATGCTGGATTCCATGATCAAAAATCCGCGTCCGACCCGCGCTGAAGCTGGCGACGTTGCAAACGCCATCCTCGACGGCACCGATGCTGTGATGCTGTCTGGCGAATCCGCCAAAGGTAAATACCCGCTGGAAGCCGTGAGCATTATGGCGACCATCTGTGAACGTACTGACCGCGTGATGAGCAGCCGTCTGGAGTTCAACAACGACAGCCGTAAACTGCGTATCACCGAAGCAGTATGCCGCGGCGCGGTTGAAACTGCTGAGAAACTGGATGCGCCGCTGATCGTTGTGGCTACCCAGGGCGGTAAATCTGCTCGCGCTGTGCGTAAATACTTCCCGGACGCCACCATCCTGGCGCTGACCACTAACGAAGTGACTGCCCGTCAGCTGGTGCTGAGCAAAGGCGTTGTGGCGCAACTGGGTGAAAGAAATCGCTTCTACTGA
- the pykF_1 gene encoding Pyruvate kinase I, translating to MKKTKIVCTIGPKTESEEMLSKMLDAGMNVMRLNFSMVIMKSTASASKTCAT from the coding sequence ATGAAAAAGACCAAAATTGTTTGCACCATCGGCCCGAAAACCGAATCCGAAGAGATGCTGTCAAAAATGCTCGATGCGGGCATGAACGTAATGCGTCTGAACTTCTCCATGGTGATTATGAAGAGCACGGCCAGCGCATCAAAAACCTGCGCAACGTGA
- the osmC gene encoding peroxiredoxin (osmotically-inducible protein C), translating into MTIQKSGQAHWEGDIKSGKGTVTTESGVLSQQPYGFNTRFEGAKGTNPEELIGAAHAACFSMALSLMLGEAGHKPQSIDTKAVVSLDKAGGGFEITKVALTSEVSLPGVDKNEFDEIIQKAKAGCPVSKVLNAEITLDYTLNN; encoded by the coding sequence ATGACGATTCAAAAAAGCGGTCAGGCCCATTGGGAAGGTGATATCAAAAGCGGCAAAGGCACTGTCACGACCGAAAGCGGTGTGCTAAGCCAACAGCCTTATGGCTTTAACACCCGTTTCGAAGGCGCGAAAGGGACCAACCCGGAAGAGCTGATCGGGGCTGCCCATGCGGCTTGTTTCTCAATGGCGCTTTCGCTGATGTTGGGTGAGGCGGGCCATAAACCGCAATCGATCGATACCAAAGCGGTGGTATCACTGGATAAAGCAGGCGGCGGCTTTGAAATCACCAAAGTTGCGCTCACCAGTGAAGTTTCTTTGCCTGGTGTCGATAAGAATGAATTCGACGAAATTATTCAGAAAGCCAAAGCGGGCTGCCCGGTTTCCAAAGTTTTAAACGCGGAAATTACCCTCGATTACACGCTGAATAATTAA
- the ydhZ gene encoding protein translates to MTNKAKQDEELYQEMCRVVGKVVLEMRDLGQEPKHVVIAGLLRTSLANKNIKRSELTTQAMERVVKALAPTQ, encoded by the coding sequence ATGACTAATAAAGCGAAACAAGACGAAGAACTCTATCAGGAAATGTGCAGGGTGGTAGGCAAAGTCGTGCTCGAAATGCGCGACCTGGGCCAGGAGCCCAAACATGTCGTTATCGCAGGTCTGCTCAGAACATCACTCGCCAATAAAAACATCAAACGCAGCGAACTCACTACTCAAGCAATGGAGCGTGTCGTGAAGGCGTTAGCTCCCACCCAATAG